The Neisseria subflava DNA window CGAACGTATCGATTTGAGCGCGAACCAACAAGGTTGCGGCCGCGAACTCTTCGCCAACTTCCGCAGCATGACCAGCAGCGCAGAAACCGGTGCCATGAGCTTCGGCGGCGAATTTGCCTAAACCCTTTTCAGACGGCCTCTTAAAACAAACAGGCCGTCTGAAACCATGTTATCGACCCTATTACGATACAGTCCCCAACGGAGACCTAAAATGTCTAAACTGACCCCTCGTGAAATTCTGACTGCCGGCGCAGTTGTACCGGTAATGGCGATTGACGACTTGAGCACTGCCGTCGATTTATCCCATGCCCTTGTCGAAGGCGGCATTCCCACCCTCGAAATCACCCTGCGCACCCCTGTCGGCCTCGACGCCATCCGCCTGATTGCCAAAGAAGTGCCCAATGCCATCGTCGGCGCGGGTACGGTAACCAATCCCGAACAGCTCAAAGCCGTCGAAGACGCAGGTGCGGTTTTCGCCATCAGCCCGGGTTTGCACGAATCCCTCGCCAAAGCCAGCCACAACAGCGGCATTCCCCTGATTCCCGGCGTTGCCACTCCGGGTGAAGTCCAACTGGCTTTGGAACACGGCATCGACACCCTCAAACTCTTCCCTGCTGAAGTCGTTGGCGGCAAAGCCATGCTCAAGGCACTCTACGGCCCTTATGCCGACGTGCGCTTCTGCCCGACCGGCGGCATCAGCCTGGCAACCGCTCCCGAGTACTTGGCGCTGCCTAATGTCTTGTGCGTCGGCGGCTCATGGCTGACTCCAAAAGAAGCCATCAAAAACAAAGACTGGGATACCATCACCCGTCTGGCTCGCGAAGCTGCCGCTTTGAAACCAAAAGCCTAATCAGGTTATAGGTTAAAAAAGAAAAGGCCGTCTGAATATGATTTCAGACGGCCTTTTTTTACTGCAAGCATACGAATCAAGCATTATTCGGCTTAATATTTATCCTAACTGGCGGCATTAACACACAAAGATTCAATCTTACCTGCTCTCGGGAAGCGGATGGTGTAACGTCCTTTTTGATCGATTTCGGCAAAGCTGAAGCGGTTTTCAGGCGCATCACCATCAGCCCCTACTTCCAAAGCAATCCGTTTACCTTTCGGGTCTTTCACAACGACACCGGGACTGACAGGCGCGAATGAAAGCACTAAACCGGCATCTGCCGAACTATTAAAACCATACACTTGGCCACGTTTAACCTGTAAGGGTTGGTCAATGCAGCCTGTTTCGTTCAGAGGCAGCATTTTTTCAGCAGAGGCAAATGCCGCGCTCCCTAATCCTAAGGCAACAATCAGAGAAAAGCTCAAATATTTCATATAGTTTTCTTTTAAAATTGAAATTTGAATGTAAACAGAAATTTAGCCGAATATCCGCCTCATTCTAATTATCCTTTTCCCAACACTTTCCGTGCCGCTTCCACACCCCAATACAAAGCCTCTTCAAATACCGAATAGCTGCTTAAATCACTGTGTGCAAATAACAATCCGGCATTTTGGTTTCTGATTTTTAATAAAGCCTCATCGCTTAAATAGCCGGGTTTCGGCACGCTCATGCCATGCCCGCGAACAGTAATGTCAACATGGGAAACGTGCCGCCAAAAGCCTTCACCGTAAGCGGTAAGCAGATCTTGGGCGGCAAGCTGGAGCAGCTCTTCGTCGCTTGCTTCAAGCAGCTGGCGGCGGACGGCTTGTGGCGTATCGTGGTTGAGTGCGGCGTAGGCGGTAAAAATCGTGCGTTCAGGACGGGCAACCCGGATAAGCTGATTGGTCGCAACAACATAGCCCAGCCCTTGGCTGCCGTAAACCACATTGTCCCACGCAAGTTCGCTGTTGTTTTTTTCTTTCGGGAAACTGTGCAGTTCAAAATTGGAAACCAGCCATGGCGCGTATTCTGGGATGTCCAGACCAAATTGTTCAGGAGATTCAATAACGCGGGCGGCAACCATCAGCGGCATGGCGGAGATAACGTGTTGCGCGGTGACGGCAACGGTTTCCCCTTTTGCATTATCACGCAGCCACACTTCAATCTGGCCGTCTGAAAGCGGTTTGATTTTGACGGCTGAAGCATTAACCGAAGCAGGTTTCTCCAAACGGATACGGTTTTCAGACGGCCATTGCCAGCCTTCCTGCAAATCGGCATGACGGCGCAAGTTTTCAGAAAGATGTGCCAAACCTTCAGGCCAAGTGAGGACGGTTTCTGCATTGTTGCGGGCGGCAAAATAATGCAGTCCGGCAAAGGCAGACACTTGCCCGATGCCTTGTCCGTAATCGTCGCGGCAACAATAATCGAGATACCATAAAAGCTCGGGCGAGTGGTAACCTTCTTGCTCAAGCCATTGTTTGAACGTCAGATTATCGAGTTTGCGCCATGTCTCATCTGCCGATGACAGCGCAATCGGAATGGCAAAAATTTTCTTACCGTCATTGCCGTAAGCCTGTTTCAGACGGCCTATCAAATCAAAAAACTTTTTGGAATCCGCATCTTCTTTCGGCAATAAATGTTCCACCCATTTATCCTGATATAAGAGGCGCGATTCGGGCGCATAAACCAAATCGGTTTCCCTAAAGCTGCCGTCCGATTGCAAGATACCAAAATCCGCCAACATCTCGCGCACATACACGCTTTCTTTCGACGGCAAAGCCAAATAATGCGCACCGCTCGGCGCTTTCAGGCCGTCTGAAGACGTATAGGCGGCATTGTTGCCATTGCGTTCAAACCCTTCTGCCAACAATACATCGCAGTGATTATGCTTCGCCAAATACCACAACGCCCCCAAACCCGCCGCACCGCCGCCGAGTATCAGCGTATTGCATTCATAACGACGAGCCGGTGCTTGCAACAATTCCCCGTCGCGCAACAAATGCCCCAACGGCAAGCCGACACGGTTAATAGAAACCGGCGGTTTGTGGTTGAGGTACTTATAAGTCTGCCAAGAGAAAGCAGAGGCAGCGCCAAGCGCGGCAGTATAACTGAGAAATTGACGGCGGGTTAGCATGTTTTATAAAAAGGTCGTCTGAAAAAAAAAAATGAGATAGCGGTTGCTTTAGTTTGAGTGCACCTCGTACTATTTATGTCCACCAGAATAACCACTGTAGCCGCTGCCCGAATAAGACGAATCACCTTCATCTACGCTAACATAGTTGAATAAGGTAGCAATAAAAATCATAAAGAAGAAACCGAAAACCATAACCCCCCTCTCTTCTTCGTAATCGTCGTCATCTTTAAATCTCTCCGCTATCCATATCCACACCAATGCAAACAAACTAACCCCAATGCCTTCAAAGCTCAACAAATCTGGAGACAACCACGCCGGAAGATTGATAACGATGAGAATCAACGTAGCAAAAGCACGGATTCTGTCATCACGATCTTCAGGACGCCTCTCTTCGTTTGTCAGCCATAAGCCAAACGCACCTACCGAATCACGCGGCAGGTCGAATGCCTTTCTCATTTGGCTGTAAGGAATAGGTTTGCTTCTGCTCCAAACCGTTTCATCCTTGCCCTGTTCGGCACACAATCTGGAATTGTCAGAATAATCTGTTGCTGAACGGTATTCGGTATAGTCAATCAAATCCCCGCTTTTGACACACCAATAAAACGCTCCCGCTGCTGTTTCAACCCGCCCGCCGTAACGATCAACCACCTTCTCATCGATAGGGTTGCCGTTGACATCAAACTCCGGCCATGCTTGCAAAGTTTCCGAAAACCGCCAGCTATTTCCCGATTCTACCAACCAAGCAAAGCCCTGCTGCGCATTGTAAAGCAGGTATTCCGTCCACTTCCCAAACCGCTCTTCCTTGACAACATAGTTACGGGTAATACTGCCGAAAGGGATTTCGGCATATTGTACGGCGCCAATCACCCGATATTCCGTATCGTTCAGACGGCCTACTGTGCCAATATTCAGCGTAAACAGGTTTTGCTGTGCCTGCCGTGCTGTATTTTCCTTCATCAATTCGACAGTATCTTTCGTCGTATTCAGACTGCTGCCGCAAGAGGAACAAAGAAGAAAAGAAGTTACGCCACTTGGCCAATGAACCGATGCGCCACAATTAGGGCAGGCTTCGGCGTGAATTTCTCCTTTCAGACGACCTGCACTTGCCTGGATCTCATCATCGCTGCGTAAGTTTTCCAGCTTCAGGCTATTCAAACTGACAACGCGGCCAAGATAAATGGTGAGTGGCGATACTGTAAAATCTATGGTCAGAAACAGCTTGCCACAACGAAAATCACAAACCTTACCTGTCGCCTTTTTTGCGGTCAGGTTAAACGGTAACTCTCCTTGTGCATCAGTGTTGCGGTAATGGATGGTGCGTGCGTCTGAAACGACAAAAGTTTTACCGTCCAACTCGAAAGAGCTCTGCCCAAGGCGAACTGACTCAAAAGTTGTCGGCAACCCTTTTGCCTTGCCTGAAGCCTCACAGGTCATAGCATATAAATCACCAACTTCAGACAGCCAACCGGTCAGATCATCATCGAACAAAGCATACCATTCGTTCCATACGCCGACATCGTAATGCACCTGCAATCTTCCGATCAGCGTAAAATTCCGATGCGCAAAAACACCCCTCGTGCCGATTTGCAATGGACTGAAATCCTCCAAGAGCGCAGAATCCCGCTCCGAATATGAGACAATGCTCCCGCTTTTTTTCTTTCCTTTTCTAACTACCAGCATACTGTGGCAATGGCCACACACCAACGTCACGGCAGTAGCGGAATACGCCTCAACAGGCGCACCACAGCTTGGGCAATCGGTTTTAAAAAAAGGCGTTTTTTCCATATAACGTCAATATTTCAGTTTAAGCAGAACAAGGTTTAAGGCCGTCTGAAAACGGATCGAATATGCTTTCAGACGGCCTGTCTTTTAATAAAGAATACGTTAAATCTTTTTTCTTGATTGTTCTGCCATATGATGACCTTTGTTTTTTTCTTTAACTAAAGCCAAGTTTACTAATCGGCAAAAAATTGTACATCTCTCTCTTTTACCCATCCGGTCGGGCAAACGCCTTTTGCGACAATAAGCAACTGGCCTTCATCATCAACATGAGTAGAAAGACGACATTTTTTGCCTTTGGGTGGTTTGATTTTCCATTCAGTCGGAAAATCGGTAGGTTTGGTGCAGTTGTCAGGTAGGCCCATATCATGACAACTGATTTGGTTTTCTTTGATTGCCAAAGGTACTTTTTTTACTTTTATCCAAGAGTATCCTTCTTCGGTATTTTTGCTGTCATTACCGATAACACAAAGGTATTGCATATGGTGCAATTGAGCGATTGAAGATGCTTTATCGTCCGGTTGGGCTTGCAGGGATGCGCCTTGGTTATTACTGACATAAACTTGATTACGGCAATACTCGGTACGATCATGTGTTAATTTTTTTGCTTCGGCACTTCCCACTCCTAGCAAAAACAAACCTGTAAGCAAAGAAATAACCAACGGTAAGCTTCTATTGCTATTCAAATCTCTTATTTTAAGCATTTTGTTTTAAAACCTTTCTATACAAAATTTGTTATCTAATTTGCTATCAGCCATTTTTTTCAGACGGCCTGACAGATTTTATTGTTCAACCGATGGTTGTATATCGTCCAGTATACCTTCGCCACGTTGCACAACCGTCCAAACAGCTCTTTCAGCCGCCAACTCCCTGCACAAGATTTCCTTCACTTTTTCCAATTTCATACCGCCGCAAATAAATGCGTCAATGGCGGCGAAATGGTGTTCCGGCCAAGTGTGGATACTGATATGAGACTCGGCAAGTAGTAAAACGCCGGTTACGCCGCCTGCGCCGCCGAAGGTGTGGAAGTGTTCGGTCAATATGGTGGCTTCTGCGGCCTGTGCAGCAGCCATCAAAGCGGTTTTCAGACGGCCTTCATCTTTTAAGATGGCTTCATCGCAGCTATATAAGTCCAATAGGCCATGATTACCGGGCATGTGGGTCATTTATGGCCTCCGGAATAACCGCTGCCGCCGTAATAGCCGCCGGAGTGCATACGCGAGCCGTCGGAGTCGGAAGAGCCGTAGCTGATGATCATGGAGATGACGATGATGATGGTGCTGAAAATGATGTAAGTGATTCTCGACATGTTAATCCTCGTCCTCGTCTTTTTTGCCCATGGTCCACAACAACCAGCATCCTATAAAGATGACGGTAAGTGCAGCAGAGCTGTCGCTGGCCAGAAGTGCAGGGAGATTAACAACAACCAAGATAGCAGTCATTATAATTCTTAATGATTTATCAATACCGTCTGCCGCCATGTTTGCAGTGTAATGCGGAGCTTGGCTGGTCAGATTAAACGCGTCTGCAATTTCCCGATAAGCAATTGGGGCACTTCTAGTCCATGCCATTTCGTGACTGTTTAGTTCGGAGCCAATCTTACGGCTTTGCCCGTCTCGGTAATCGCTGTAATAGTTCAAATCACCGCTTCGAACACGCCAATAAAACGCGCCGCTGGCAATCCTGACCCGTCCGCCATAGTCATAAAGTTTGCCATAGCCTTGCGGTTGGCGGTTGCGGTCGAGGCGCGGCCAATCGTTCAAGGTTTCGGAAATATTCCAACCTTCATCAGCTTCAACCAGCCATAAGAAACCCTGAGTTGGGTTGTAAAGCAGATACTCTGTCCACTGCCCTTCTGGTGCCAATGTATGTTTGGCACCTTTGAACAAGTTATCAAATGTTTCCTGCGCATCTGTTTCTAAATATCGGATTGCGCCGATAACATGAAACTCTTTATTTTTCAGACGGCCTGTCGAGCCGACAGGCAGAGTAAACATCGTATTTTGGGACAAACGCAGATTGTTGGCGGTAATAAGCTCCGCTTTATCCCTGCCGACTGCCAATTCGCTGCCGCAACTTTGACAGCTCAGATGGGAAGTCAGCCCGTTTACCCAATGAATGGATGAGCCGCAGTTAGGACAGTTTTCTGAAGTAATACTGCCTTTCAGACGGCCTGCGCTTTCTTTAATTTCATCTTCGTGGCGCGTGTTTTCCAGCTTCAAATCATCTAGGTTTACCATCCGCCCGAAGAAGGCTTCGGGTGTTTCGCTGCTGTAATCGAGCGTGATGAAAAGGTTTTCGCAACGCCAGTCGGAAACCCGATTTTCTGTATCTTCTTTCAAAACAAACGGCAACTCACCCTGCGCGGCCGCATGTTTCAAGCTGATGTTGCGGACATCGGAGGCAATATAGCGTTTATCTTGAAAAATCAGCTCGCTAAACCCGGCTCGCGTGTCTTCAAATTTCGGCGGATTATCGATTTCGACCGGCATGGTCATCACATACAAATCGCCCGCCTCAGAAAGCCAACCGGCCCTACCGTCGTCAAACAGCGCATACCATTCATTCCACGCACCATCGTCGTATTGCACCTGAAGCCGTCCGACCAAGGTAAAGCGTTGAGCGACAAATGTGCCGCTGGTTCCGATTTGCAGCGGACTAAAATCTTCCAGCAATGCGGAATCGCGGCCGGAGTCGACAACACCGTTATCTTGCCGCACCAGCATGCTGTTGCAATAACCGCACACCAGCGTCACGGAAGAAGCAGAATGCGCTTCGACAGGTGCGCCGCAGCTTGGGCAGTCGGTTTTGAAGAAAGGAGTTTGAGACATGGGTTTGCTTTTTCAGAATGGGTTGGGATGTTTCAGACGGCCTTAATGTTTATATCAACTGGTTTTATCAATGATTTCAGATTAGAAACAAACCAAATCGCCGAACAGACTCAATCAAATGATTCAAAAGGCCGTCTGAAACCTTTTCACAGAAGTAGCTCAACGCTTCTTTGAATGATATTTTTCAGACGGCCTTCAATTGATCAACCAATCAGCTGTTTCAACACTTCAGCCTTGGCTTTGTCAAAATCTTCTTGCGAAATCAAACCGCCATCCAGCAAAGACTTAAGTTTCACCAATTTAGCCTGCGGATCTTCGGCAGCCGGCTGAACATTTTGTTGAGCCTGTTGCGCATTCGGCTGCATCATGCCAGACATGGCACCCGCCATCGCCTGACCAATACCGGCACCCACGCCCAAACCTGCACCGATTCCGGCAAGTCCGCCTTCATTTTGTGCCGCAAGCGGGATGGATTCGGCGGTTTGATATTGGGTGTAGCGACCCAAATCGCCGATAACGCCCATCGAAATTTTCTTATCCAACGCAGCCTGGATAGAAGCAGGCAAGGAAATGCTTTCAACCGTAAAGTTTTCCAGCGCCAAACCCAGCTTGGCAAATTCCGCACCGAGCAATTCGCCGATTTTTTGCGACAACAAAACTTGGTTCGCCGCCATATCCAAAAATGGAATACCGGAGCTGCCAAACGCGGCCGCCAATTGGGTAACTGCAATATTACGCAGCTGGTTTTCCAAATCTACGCCGCTGTATTGCGCTGCCACGCCGCTGACTTCTTTGAAAAATTTTGCCGGATCGCTGATGCGGTAAGAATACATACCGAACGAACGCAGTTGCACCGCGCCAAACTCGGCATCTCGCACAGTAACA harbors:
- a CDS encoding bifunctional 4-hydroxy-2-oxoglutarate aldolase/2-dehydro-3-deoxy-phosphogluconate aldolase; its protein translation is MSKLTPREILTAGAVVPVMAIDDLSTAVDLSHALVEGGIPTLEITLRTPVGLDAIRLIAKEVPNAIVGAGTVTNPEQLKAVEDAGAVFAISPGLHESLAKASHNSGIPLIPGVATPGEVQLALEHGIDTLKLFPAEVVGGKAMLKALYGPYADVRFCPTGGISLATAPEYLALPNVLCVGGSWLTPKEAIKNKDWDTITRLAREAAALKPKA
- a CDS encoding NAD(P)-binding protein; the protein is MLTRRQFLSYTAALGAASAFSWQTYKYLNHKPPVSINRVGLPLGHLLRDGELLQAPARRYECNTLILGGGAAGLGALWYLAKHNHCDVLLAEGFERNGNNAAYTSSDGLKAPSGAHYLALPSKESVYVREMLADFGILQSDGSFRETDLVYAPESRLLYQDKWVEHLLPKEDADSKKFFDLIGRLKQAYGNDGKKIFAIPIALSSADETWRKLDNLTFKQWLEQEGYHSPELLWYLDYCCRDDYGQGIGQVSAFAGLHYFAARNNAETVLTWPEGLAHLSENLRRHADLQEGWQWPSENRIRLEKPASVNASAVKIKPLSDGQIEVWLRDNAKGETVAVTAQHVISAMPLMVAARVIESPEQFGLDIPEYAPWLVSNFELHSFPKEKNNSELAWDNVVYGSQGLGYVVATNQLIRVARPERTIFTAYAALNHDTPQAVRRQLLEASDEELLQLAAQDLLTAYGEGFWRHVSHVDITVRGHGMSVPKPGYLSDEALLKIRNQNAGLLFAHSDLSSYSVFEEALYWGVEAARKVLGKG
- a CDS encoding DUF4178 domain-containing protein; its protein translation is MEKTPFFKTDCPSCGAPVEAYSATAVTLVCGHCHSMLVVRKGKKKSGSIVSYSERDSALLEDFSPLQIGTRGVFAHRNFTLIGRLQVHYDVGVWNEWYALFDDDLTGWLSEVGDLYAMTCEASGKAKGLPTTFESVRLGQSSFELDGKTFVVSDARTIHYRNTDAQGELPFNLTAKKATGKVCDFRCGKLFLTIDFTVSPLTIYLGRVVSLNSLKLENLRSDDEIQASAGRLKGEIHAEACPNCGASVHWPSGVTSFLLCSSCGSSLNTTKDTVELMKENTARQAQQNLFTLNIGTVGRLNDTEYRVIGAVQYAEIPFGSITRNYVVKEERFGKWTEYLLYNAQQGFAWLVESGNSWRFSETLQAWPEFDVNGNPIDEKVVDRYGGRVETAAGAFYWCVKSGDLIDYTEYRSATDYSDNSRLCAEQGKDETVWSRSKPIPYSQMRKAFDLPRDSVGAFGLWLTNEERRPEDRDDRIRAFATLILIVINLPAWLSPDLLSFEGIGVSLFALVWIWIAERFKDDDDYEEERGVMVFGFFFMIFIATLFNYVSVDEGDSSYSGSGYSGYSGGHK
- the speD gene encoding adenosylmethionine decarboxylase; the protein is MTHMPGNHGLLDLYSCDEAILKDEGRLKTALMAAAQAAEATILTEHFHTFGGAGGVTGVLLLAESHISIHTWPEHHFAAIDAFICGGMKLEKVKEILCRELAAERAVWTVVQRGEGILDDIQPSVEQ
- a CDS encoding DUF4178 domain-containing protein; protein product: MSQTPFFKTDCPSCGAPVEAHSASSVTLVCGYCNSMLVRQDNGVVDSGRDSALLEDFSPLQIGTSGTFVAQRFTLVGRLQVQYDDGAWNEWYALFDDGRAGWLSEAGDLYVMTMPVEIDNPPKFEDTRAGFSELIFQDKRYIASDVRNISLKHAAAQGELPFVLKEDTENRVSDWRCENLFITLDYSSETPEAFFGRMVNLDDLKLENTRHEDEIKESAGRLKGSITSENCPNCGSSIHWVNGLTSHLSCQSCGSELAVGRDKAELITANNLRLSQNTMFTLPVGSTGRLKNKEFHVIGAIRYLETDAQETFDNLFKGAKHTLAPEGQWTEYLLYNPTQGFLWLVEADEGWNISETLNDWPRLDRNRQPQGYGKLYDYGGRVRIASGAFYWRVRSGDLNYYSDYRDGQSRKIGSELNSHEMAWTRSAPIAYREIADAFNLTSQAPHYTANMAADGIDKSLRIIMTAILVVVNLPALLASDSSAALTVIFIGCWLLWTMGKKDEDED
- a CDS encoding SPFH domain-containing protein, with protein sequence MFNFIKKQFIDVIQWPNPDDSLLMWRFPIADEEIQNGASLTVREAQMAMFVDEGVTADVFGPGRYTLNTQTLPVLTNLKNWDKLFESPFKSDVYFFNTKQQLARKWGTSQPVTVRDAEFGAVQLRSFGMYSYRISDPAKFFKEVSGVAAQYSGVDLENQLRNIAVTQLAAAFGSSGIPFLDMAANQVLLSQKIGELLGAEFAKLGLALENFTVESISLPASIQAALDKKISMGVIGDLGRYTQYQTAESIPLAAQNEGGLAGIGAGLGVGAGIGQAMAGAMSGMMQPNAQQAQQNVQPAAEDPQAKLVKLKSLLDGGLISQEDFDKAKAEVLKQLIG